The following are from one region of the Candidatus Obscuribacterales bacterium genome:
- the nuoB gene encoding NADH-quinone oxidoreductase subunit NuoB, translated as MESTARGLPKLTDSPCRGTSCNRCAEICPTNAINVFGSGDTTKVALDLGSCIGCSLCIDNCPTETIRENRSTELAVRRREHLLLINDHAVEKEFSKEEESPKTNPFGMSLSARVVSTGCSACDLEIGAAGNPIFDMERFGVRVVASPRHADALLVTGPVGKGMQMPLKRCYEAMTEPKSVVAVGTCAISGGVHKGSYTEANGVDSVLPVDVYIPGCPPHPWSIIDGVLKAMGKKR; from the coding sequence TTGGAAAGTACGGCTAGAGGCTTACCGAAGTTGACGGACAGTCCTTGCCGGGGCACAAGCTGTAATAGGTGTGCTGAAATCTGTCCAACCAATGCCATAAATGTATTTGGCTCAGGTGATACTACTAAAGTTGCGCTTGATCTTGGTTCTTGTATTGGTTGTTCATTGTGCATTGATAATTGCCCGACAGAGACTATAAGGGAAAACCGTTCGACCGAACTGGCAGTGAGAAGGCGTGAGCACTTGTTGTTGATAAATGACCATGCCGTTGAAAAAGAGTTTTCAAAAGAAGAGGAGAGTCCTAAAACAAACCCGTTCGGCATGTCGCTTAGTGCACGCGTTGTATCGACCGGCTGCAGTGCTTGTGATTTGGAAATTGGAGCGGCCGGTAATCCTATATTTGATATGGAAAGATTCGGAGTGCGTGTGGTGGCATCACCACGGCATGCCGATGCGCTGCTTGTGACAGGGCCGGTGGGCAAAGGAATGCAGATGCCCCTTAAGCGCTGCTATGAAGCGATGACCGAGCCGAAGTCGGTGGTGGCAGTAGGAACCTGTGCAATTTCCGGTGGCGTGCATAAAGGTTCTTATACAGAAGCTAATGGAGTGGATTCTGTTTTGCCTGTTGATGTATACATCCCCGGCTGTCCGCCGCATCCCTGGAGTATCATAGACGGCGTGCTTAAGGCTATGGGCAAGAAGCGCTGA
- a CDS encoding NADH-quinone oxidoreductase subunit C: MIPLVKEVSEDNLVSSIKDWLAGGQLRRLTFVTSLDGKQLAVLLLDPLSGAAELWFTPLKGNSYKSLTLSFASCHWFERAVWDMFGLEPIGHPRLKHLLLHESYEANYYPLRANDLLCQATENDRCYKFLEVKGEGVYEIPVGPIHAGIIEPGHFRFSCFGENILNLEIRLGYLHRGIEKKLTEVDWKKARFVAEAAASDTAVANALAHAIAVESICEIDVPPLADALRTIALELERLSMHIIDVGGMAADIGFLGVSSSMSRLRGKSLEIAQALSGNRFMRGFVTPGGVSLYRAEEIGGIRANLKELANELKPVLNLFRENQTAIERMASIGVISKALVEDFGIVGVAARATDVAYDTRQYFRQGLYPEFAPNVTVADSGDILARTLVRMGEIDTSIKVIDRVLDSLDGNSCSVELPKKLRADMVGLGVVEAFRGELIHLMCTDSSGKIKRYAIKDPSQNNWTALSIAIRNNLIADFPLCNKSFSLSYGGNDL; encoded by the coding sequence ATGATCCCTCTTGTTAAAGAAGTAAGCGAAGACAATTTAGTCTCTTCCATCAAGGACTGGCTTGCTGGAGGGCAGTTAAGGCGACTTACTTTTGTTACGTCGCTTGATGGTAAGCAGTTGGCTGTATTACTTTTGGATCCACTTTCAGGAGCGGCAGAGTTGTGGTTTACGCCTCTAAAAGGCAACAGCTATAAATCTTTGACTCTTTCTTTTGCATCTTGCCACTGGTTTGAGCGAGCAGTCTGGGATATGTTTGGACTTGAACCTATTGGTCATCCACGTTTGAAACATCTTCTTTTGCATGAGTCTTATGAGGCAAACTACTATCCGTTAAGAGCAAATGATTTGCTTTGCCAGGCAACTGAAAATGATCGCTGCTACAAATTTTTGGAAGTGAAGGGTGAAGGTGTCTACGAAATTCCTGTTGGCCCTATCCATGCAGGAATTATTGAACCGGGACACTTTCGTTTCAGTTGCTTTGGCGAAAATATTTTGAATCTGGAAATCAGGCTCGGTTATTTGCACCGGGGGATTGAAAAGAAATTAACTGAAGTAGACTGGAAAAAAGCACGCTTTGTCGCTGAGGCGGCCGCGTCTGATACTGCAGTTGCCAATGCTCTTGCTCACGCCATAGCAGTCGAGTCGATTTGTGAAATTGATGTGCCGCCGTTAGCAGATGCATTGAGAACAATAGCTCTTGAATTGGAAAGACTTTCCATGCACATTATAGATGTTGGTGGCATGGCTGCCGATATTGGTTTTCTTGGTGTCTCTTCATCCATGAGCAGACTGAGAGGAAAGTCATTAGAAATTGCACAAGCGCTTTCCGGGAATCGCTTTATGCGCGGTTTTGTAACACCTGGAGGTGTCAGTTTATATAGAGCAGAGGAAATTGGCGGTATAAGAGCGAATCTTAAGGAGTTGGCAAATGAATTAAAGCCGGTGCTTAATTTGTTTCGGGAAAATCAAACGGCCATTGAGCGAATGGCATCTATTGGTGTTATTTCCAAGGCATTAGTTGAGGACTTTGGTATAGTCGGTGTTGCTGCAAGAGCTACAGATGTTGCATATGACACAAGGCAGTATTTTCGGCAAGGACTCTATCCAGAGTTCGCTCCGAATGTGACTGTGGCAGACAGTGGGGACATTCTCGCCAGGACACTTGTGCGAATGGGCGAAATTGACACCAGCATAAAAGTAATTGATAGGGTGCTTGATAGCTTAGACGGGAATTCATGCTCGGTTGAATTGCCGAAAAAGTTGAGAGCAGATATGGTAGGACTGGGCGTGGTGGAGGCGTTTCGTGGCGAACTCATTCACTTGATGTGCACAGATAGTTCCGGCAAAATCAAACGCTATGCCATAAAAGATCCCAGTCAGAACAACTGGACGGCATTGTCTATTGCTATCAGAAATAATTTGATAGCCGACTTTCCACTCTGCAATAAGAGTTTTTCTCTCTCATATGGCGGTAATGATCTTTGA
- a CDS encoding NADH-quinone oxidoreductase subunit H yields the protein MIAALLAWLPYILSLVIAPPLLLGLIRKIKARLQNRIGASILQPLFDLAKLVNKGETVSSVTTWIFRSSVSMNLALLILIALTTPCLPYKPVSEGGDVFLVIYLFAFARFMVVLSALDAGSAFGGFGASREVTLSFLIEPAIILALVSLGVVCRSSDLSVIFSAGNHALVSHPVLCVTAGLSLFLASLVELSRMPIDDPTTHLELTMVHEAMILENSGRNLAFVEYAHQLKMFILLAISAQCFLAASDTVWQWGWLYGIVSLALVFVLGSIIALLEATSVKLRWTRIPEFIAYPVAMSLLCVLMVIGRGP from the coding sequence GTGATTGCTGCTTTGCTTGCTTGGCTGCCTTATATTCTAAGTTTGGTCATTGCGCCGCCACTTTTGCTGGGGCTAATTCGTAAAATCAAAGCTCGCCTGCAAAATCGTATTGGTGCATCAATATTACAGCCACTATTTGATTTGGCTAAACTGGTCAATAAGGGTGAAACGGTCAGTTCTGTTACGACCTGGATTTTTCGATCGAGTGTTAGCATGAATTTGGCTTTGCTCATTCTAATTGCGCTTACCACGCCATGCCTCCCCTATAAACCAGTATCTGAAGGAGGAGATGTTTTCCTTGTTATCTATTTATTTGCTTTTGCCAGATTTATGGTGGTTCTGTCGGCACTTGATGCTGGATCAGCTTTTGGTGGTTTCGGAGCGAGTCGTGAAGTAACGCTGTCGTTTTTAATTGAGCCGGCAATTATTCTAGCTTTAGTATCGCTCGGCGTTGTTTGCCGAAGCTCTGATCTTAGTGTAATTTTTTCCGCCGGTAATCATGCCCTGGTATCGCATCCTGTTTTGTGTGTAACTGCAGGACTCTCATTGTTTTTGGCAAGTCTGGTGGAATTATCTCGCATGCCGATTGATGATCCGACTACGCATTTGGAGTTGACCATGGTGCACGAGGCGATGATTCTAGAAAATTCCGGAAGAAACTTGGCCTTTGTTGAGTATGCGCATCAATTGAAGATGTTCATTTTATTGGCAATTTCTGCTCAATGCTTTCTTGCTGCCTCAGACACAGTTTGGCAATGGGGATGGCTTTATGGAATTGTAAGTCTGGCTTTGGTGTTTGTTCTTGGATCGATAATTGCTCTTTTGGAGGCAACAAGTGTTAAGTTGCGTTGGACAAGAATTCCCGAGTTTATTGCTTACCCTGTGGCGATGAGTCTTTTGTGTGTCTTGATGGTTATCGGTAGAGGACCGTAG
- the fadH gene encoding 2,4-dienoyl-CoA reductase — MSTNMHFTGQTAIITGGSTGLGKAIAEELGKSGAQVVIASRNEKNLSSAKEDLKSKGIEATTIQTDVRHPEQVEKMVAQTMERFGRIDMLINNAAGNFAVPSEELTVNGWNAVVGIVLNGTWYCTSAVAKVMLEQKKGTILNIIATYAWAGAPGVVHSAAAKAGVLAMTRTLAVEWGHRGIRVNAFAPGPMITEAASKNLLFDNAEAKQKVIDRIPARRFAELDEMAKIAGFLLSDQAAYINGDVLTADGGACLGRGFMDLMENSQSLRANK; from the coding sequence ATGAGTACGAATATGCACTTTACAGGGCAAACAGCAATTATCACCGGTGGCTCAACCGGCTTAGGCAAAGCCATTGCCGAAGAGCTGGGTAAATCGGGCGCACAAGTTGTAATTGCCAGCCGCAACGAGAAGAATTTGTCTTCTGCTAAAGAAGACCTTAAATCCAAAGGAATTGAAGCGACAACAATTCAAACAGACGTTCGCCATCCGGAACAAGTAGAAAAAATGGTGGCACAAACAATGGAGCGTTTTGGCCGCATTGATATGCTCATTAATAACGCTGCCGGCAACTTCGCTGTGCCTTCAGAGGAGCTGACCGTAAATGGCTGGAATGCTGTTGTCGGCATAGTTTTAAACGGCACCTGGTATTGCACAAGCGCTGTGGCAAAAGTCATGCTCGAGCAAAAGAAAGGCACAATACTAAATATTATCGCTACTTACGCCTGGGCAGGCGCCCCAGGCGTCGTACATTCCGCAGCAGCTAAAGCAGGTGTGCTTGCCATGACTCGCACGCTTGCTGTTGAATGGGGTCATCGCGGCATCCGCGTAAATGCATTTGCCCCAGGTCCGATGATTACAGAAGCCGCATCAAAGAATCTATTATTCGACAACGCTGAAGCCAAGCAAAAGGTCATAGACCGCATTCCGGCAAGAAGATTTGCCGAACTTGATGAAATGGCCAAAATTGCCGGCTTCCTTCTCTCAGACCAAGCAGCCTATATAAATGGCGATGTTCTAACAGCGGACGGTGGCGCCTGTCTCGGTCGCGGATTTATGGATTTGATGGAAAATTCACAAAGCCTGCGTGCCAATAAATAA
- a CDS encoding DNA-binding domain-containing protein has product MSALTNLEKTLSVLWTNESARSKYLKDGRLPDGEFSKSITEAIDERGVRTYAELIAIGRNDLMLSVYPGCARLLNKKWKETLDDYFETCPPKHYRLNMSAANFSQYLKDNRADLLQAFPYLSDLADYEWIELQLMEDKRQASPEPYEPLSRPEQFEKSAPIVNPVLSLRNYNYQVPVIVEYLRDGEMPRNITPREIMVAVYRDPETHMGRYVEVTPGIACVIEQAQSAPTSYADLATLAISYSKASNPQDALLEFFEVIEKLQSLKLFIGTQAL; this is encoded by the coding sequence TTGTCCGCGCTCACTAATTTGGAAAAAACACTCAGCGTGCTATGGACAAATGAGTCCGCCCGCTCAAAGTATTTGAAAGACGGGCGATTACCCGATGGGGAATTTTCCAAATCAATTACAGAGGCAATTGATGAGCGTGGCGTGCGTACCTATGCAGAACTCATTGCAATTGGGCGCAATGACCTAATGCTTTCTGTGTATCCTGGTTGTGCGCGCTTGCTCAATAAGAAATGGAAAGAGACATTAGACGATTACTTTGAGACCTGTCCGCCTAAGCATTACCGCCTGAATATGTCTGCAGCCAATTTCAGTCAATACCTGAAAGATAATCGCGCGGACCTTTTGCAAGCATTTCCCTACTTAAGCGATCTTGCTGATTATGAATGGATCGAATTGCAACTAATGGAAGATAAGAGGCAAGCAAGTCCTGAACCTTATGAGCCGCTTAGCCGGCCGGAGCAATTTGAAAAATCGGCACCTATTGTTAATCCGGTACTATCTTTGCGTAACTACAATTATCAGGTACCGGTTATTGTTGAATATCTGCGTGACGGTGAAATGCCCCGCAATATAACACCGCGCGAAATTATGGTTGCAGTTTATCGTGATCCGGAAACTCATATGGGCCGTTATGTCGAAGTAACGCCCGGGATTGCTTGCGTAATTGAGCAGGCTCAAAGCGCACCTACTTCTTATGCTGATTTGGCAACACTGGCAATTTCTTACAGCAAAGCAAGCAATCCACAAGATGCCTTGTTGGAATTTTTTGAAGTTATTGAGAAACTGCAGTCTCTGAAATTATTTATTGGCACGCAGGCTTTGTGA
- a CDS encoding DUF692 domain-containing protein, translating to MPTGFLKLKRQLPKLGIGLGLRRDMAKETLEHRAQIGFLELVPENYMGVGGKAREVLSKAASAFPLISHGVNLSIGSTDELNFDYLKELKALLDEYNIAWFSDHLCFTSVEGGYLHDLLPVPFSKSTVKHIVERVKRVQDFVGRPFLLENISYYMYLPGQDMTEGEFTTEILEQADCGLLLDVNNVYVNAVNHGFDAHKFLDTLPLERVVQIHIAGHKMGKELIIDTHGAPVIEPVFKLLDTVLRKTSVCGVLLERDQNFPDFDEILTELAEIRKVAEKAQPELVRGDELVRAH from the coding sequence GTGCCTACAGGGTTTTTGAAGCTAAAACGGCAACTGCCAAAGCTAGGAATCGGCTTGGGCTTACGTCGTGACATGGCCAAAGAAACACTTGAGCATAGAGCACAAATAGGCTTCTTGGAACTTGTTCCGGAAAACTACATGGGTGTGGGGGGCAAAGCGCGTGAAGTGCTTTCAAAAGCAGCCTCCGCTTTTCCCCTCATCTCTCATGGAGTAAATCTTTCCATTGGATCAACCGATGAGTTGAACTTTGACTATTTAAAAGAACTAAAAGCTTTGCTTGATGAATACAACATTGCTTGGTTTTCCGATCATCTTTGCTTTACTAGTGTTGAAGGTGGTTACTTGCATGATTTGTTGCCGGTGCCGTTTTCTAAGAGCACCGTTAAACATATTGTTGAGCGCGTAAAACGCGTGCAAGATTTTGTTGGTCGTCCCTTTCTTTTGGAAAATATTTCCTATTACATGTACTTGCCCGGTCAAGACATGACCGAAGGTGAATTCACAACAGAAATTCTCGAACAGGCTGACTGCGGCTTGCTGCTTGATGTAAACAATGTCTACGTCAATGCCGTGAATCACGGCTTTGACGCTCATAAGTTTTTAGACACTCTTCCTCTGGAAAGAGTTGTGCAAATCCATATTGCCGGTCACAAAATGGGCAAGGAACTAATTATCGATACTCACGGTGCCCCAGTTATAGAGCCTGTTTTTAAGCTCTTGGACACAGTGCTTAGAAAGACATCTGTATGCGGTGTGCTTTTAGAACGCGATCAAAATTTCCCTGATTTTGATGAAATTTTGACGGAGCTTGCCGAGATAAGAAAAGTTGCTGAGAAAGCGCAGCCGGAATTAGTTAGAGGTGATGAACTTGTCCGCGCTCACTAA
- a CDS encoding ABC transporter permease — protein sequence MQVKWRPGLLTLVPAGIYLAVFMVVPLCILLVFSLGYRDELGRICLGFSFANYVRFFAGPYLGTLWRSLILAGSTTVVCLILGFLLSLWLAFCVPKNRQNLFMMLLLMPMWTSFLLRIYAWMIILRPTGLLSEFGLLFGIQMPTILYTPWAIMLGMVYNYLPYMILPVFAAFEKLDLKLLEAGADLGATPWQSFCKITLPLSARGIVAGVIMVFIPSLGDYVTPDLLGGAKTMFIGNLIQNQFLTVRDWAFGSAVSTVLIIIVAFAVFVYLKYADTDFSKA from the coding sequence TTGCAGGTCAAGTGGCGCCCAGGGCTTTTGACACTAGTCCCTGCCGGGATTTACCTGGCGGTTTTCATGGTTGTGCCCCTTTGCATTCTCCTTGTATTCTCTCTTGGCTATCGAGATGAACTTGGACGAATTTGCCTCGGATTCAGCTTTGCCAATTACGTTCGCTTTTTTGCCGGACCTTATTTGGGTACTTTGTGGCGATCCCTGATATTGGCAGGGTCAACCACCGTTGTCTGTCTTATTCTGGGATTTTTGCTTTCTTTGTGGCTAGCCTTTTGTGTGCCTAAAAATAGGCAGAACTTGTTCATGATGTTGTTGCTCATGCCAATGTGGACGTCTTTTTTGTTGCGGATTTATGCATGGATGATCATCTTGAGACCGACTGGACTCTTGAGTGAATTTGGGCTGTTATTCGGCATCCAGATGCCTACTATTCTCTATACGCCATGGGCAATTATGCTCGGCATGGTATACAACTATTTGCCGTATATGATCCTGCCTGTGTTTGCCGCCTTTGAAAAATTGGATTTAAAACTTCTGGAAGCAGGCGCAGATCTAGGAGCTACACCATGGCAGTCTTTTTGCAAAATAACCTTGCCCTTGTCTGCACGCGGTATAGTTGCCGGTGTGATTATGGTTTTCATTCCGAGTCTGGGCGACTATGTAACGCCTGATCTTTTGGGCGGGGCAAAGACTATGTTTATCGGCAATCTTATTCAGAATCAGTTTTTAACCGTACGCGACTGGGCTTTTGGCTCAGCTGTTTCAACGGTGCTCATTATTATTGTTGCTTTTGCTGTTTTTGTTTATTTGAAATACGCCGATACGGATTTCAGCAAGGCCTGA
- the icd gene encoding isocitrate dehydrogenase (NADP(+)) gives MSQVITKKFNGLNVPAGEKIVFVNGKPVTPAKPIIPFIEGDGTGADIWRASKRVFDAAVDKAYGKARSVAWFEVFAGEKANENFGNWLPEDTLAALKEFGVGIKGPLTTPVGGGIRSLNVTLRQIFDLYCCVRPVRYFQGVPSPVVAPQKLDVVIFRENTEDVYAGIEYPMGSEEAKKLINFIEGLGKKIRPDSGIGIKPISKFGSQRLIKRALEYAIANKRKSVTMMHKGNIMKFTEGAFRDWGYELANAEFKNGVVSEDTLWSEFEGKMPENKVLLQDRIADSMFQQVLTRPDEYSVIATTNLNGDYLSDACAAQVGGLGIAPGANIGDDCAIFEATHGTAPKYAGKDVINPGSVILSGAMMFEYLGWTEVRDIIHNAFGKTIQKKLVTYDLERLMPGATKLKTSEFASAIIENM, from the coding sequence ATGTCGCAAGTGATTACCAAGAAATTTAACGGATTGAATGTTCCAGCCGGTGAAAAAATCGTTTTTGTAAACGGCAAGCCGGTTACACCAGCTAAACCAATCATCCCTTTCATTGAAGGCGATGGCACAGGCGCAGATATCTGGCGCGCCTCCAAGCGTGTGTTTGACGCTGCTGTTGATAAAGCCTACGGCAAAGCCCGCTCGGTTGCCTGGTTTGAAGTTTTTGCCGGTGAAAAGGCTAATGAGAATTTCGGCAACTGGTTGCCTGAAGACACCCTAGCTGCCTTGAAGGAATTCGGTGTCGGGATAAAAGGTCCTTTGACCACACCAGTAGGCGGTGGTATTCGCAGCCTAAACGTAACCTTGCGTCAGATTTTTGACTTGTATTGCTGCGTGCGTCCAGTGCGCTACTTCCAAGGCGTTCCTTCGCCGGTTGTTGCCCCACAAAAACTCGATGTGGTTATCTTCCGTGAAAACACAGAAGACGTTTATGCCGGCATTGAATACCCAATGGGTTCAGAAGAAGCCAAAAAGCTCATCAACTTCATTGAGGGCTTGGGCAAGAAAATTCGCCCGGATTCAGGCATTGGCATCAAGCCCATTTCCAAATTCGGCTCCCAGCGCCTAATTAAGCGTGCCCTCGAATACGCTATCGCCAACAAGCGCAAGAGCGTAACCATGATGCACAAAGGCAACATCATGAAGTTCACCGAAGGTGCTTTCAGAGACTGGGGCTATGAACTGGCTAATGCTGAATTCAAAAACGGCGTCGTTTCCGAAGACACTCTTTGGTCGGAATTTGAAGGCAAAATGCCTGAGAACAAAGTTCTCTTGCAGGACCGCATTGCCGACTCCATGTTCCAGCAAGTGCTCACACGTCCGGATGAGTACTCAGTAATTGCCACAACCAACTTGAACGGCGATTACCTCTCTGATGCTTGTGCCGCCCAAGTAGGCGGATTGGGCATTGCACCAGGAGCCAATATTGGCGACGACTGTGCCATCTTCGAAGCTACTCACGGTACAGCACCAAAGTATGCCGGCAAAGATGTAATCAACCCAGGTTCTGTAATTCTTTCCGGCGCCATGATGTTTGAATACCTCGGTTGGACCGAAGTTCGCGACATCATCCACAACGCTTTCGGCAAGACCATCCAGAAGAAGCTTGTTACTTACGATCTCGAGCGCTTGATGCCTGGTGCAACAAAACTCAAGACATCAGAATTTGCTTCAGCAATTATCGAAAACATGTAA
- the fmt gene encoding methionyl-tRNA formyltransferase, with product MRIIFLGTPQIAVPTLEKLIDWPKGEVVAVVTQPDKPSGRGKHLHMPPTKVVAEEFGIPVFQPTKLSKSPETVEAMKALNPEVLVMVAFGQILKQPVLEMAPYGVVNLHASLLPKLRGPAPINWAIINGESSTGITTMFTDAGVDTGDMLLKREVPIEKDMNAEELGTVLAKAGANLIIETLEHMLLGSLRPEKQDDSLSTHAPMMSKELGNIDWTKPAQDIHNLVRGLVPWPGTSTTFQEKPLKIIKTRLPYRLVDIDEVQRKPGEIVKIDDVLTVACGDGNDRLEILDVQPANKARMHAKDWANGVHLKPGQTLG from the coding sequence GTGCGCATCATCTTCCTCGGGACGCCTCAGATAGCTGTTCCTACACTAGAAAAGCTAATTGATTGGCCAAAAGGGGAAGTTGTTGCTGTTGTCACACAGCCCGATAAACCATCGGGCCGTGGCAAGCACTTGCACATGCCGCCAACTAAAGTTGTCGCAGAAGAGTTCGGCATACCTGTTTTTCAGCCTACAAAGCTATCCAAATCACCAGAAACGGTGGAAGCCATGAAGGCTCTTAATCCGGAAGTTCTGGTGATGGTTGCTTTTGGGCAAATCCTCAAGCAGCCGGTATTAGAAATGGCTCCTTATGGCGTTGTTAATTTGCACGCTTCACTGTTGCCCAAGCTACGAGGGCCGGCTCCTATTAATTGGGCGATTATAAATGGTGAGTCATCAACAGGTATAACAACCATGTTTACAGACGCCGGAGTAGACACCGGTGATATGCTGCTTAAGCGAGAAGTACCAATTGAAAAAGACATGAATGCCGAAGAATTGGGTACTGTATTAGCAAAAGCCGGAGCAAACTTGATAATTGAAACTCTTGAGCACATGCTTTTAGGCTCCCTGCGCCCGGAAAAACAAGACGACAGTCTATCTACGCACGCGCCAATGATGTCCAAGGAATTAGGCAACATAGACTGGACTAAGCCTGCCCAGGATATTCATAATCTCGTGCGCGGCTTAGTGCCATGGCCTGGTACATCAACAACCTTTCAGGAAAAACCACTAAAAATCATCAAGACCAGACTGCCTTATCGGCTGGTGGATATTGACGAAGTACAAAGAAAGCCCGGTGAGATTGTAAAAATAGACGATGTCTTAACAGTCGCTTGCGGAGACGGCAACGACAGACTGGAAATCCTTGATGTGCAACCTGCAAACAAGGCACGCATGCATGCCAAAGACTGGGCTAACGGCGTACATCTAAAACCCGGTCAGACATTAGGCTAA
- the rsmB gene encoding 16S rRNA (cytosine(967)-C(5))-methyltransferase RsmB: protein MAEPPSKENTGLASRKLALEALIKIDSEGAYANLALNAAFKRKALPERDRAFVTALVQGVTRHRQTIDQEISKLSKKPLEKMPASLRNILRLSFFQLQFMPDIPASAVINTACNLAKKTGHVGQVAFANGILRNFAKQEKSDTQAGGNVPEWLVEKWQKNWGNEEAEKLIAYTTEIPELTLRTCEMSITPEGLIEILRGKGIVCRQGELVPACIIIEDRGSIKGPINKLPGYNEGLFSVQDEAASFVGLVVEPKAGEVILDLCAAPGGKSVHMAEMMENKGRVIASDSHANRLKLLKETRNRLGLTNIEIQTADGSELTLNERIDRILIDAPCSGTGVMNRRSDLALHRQAPDMVALTDLQKKLMQNAATLLKPGGILVYSTCSIEPEENEELIKWFLEAHKDFEPEDLSRFINPNLLKKWQGADKDLSLSSGMLQLLPSRHGLSGFFIARLRKNVHPE from the coding sequence ATGGCAGAACCTCCATCGAAAGAAAATACAGGACTTGCCTCAAGAAAATTGGCTCTTGAGGCGTTAATCAAAATTGATAGCGAAGGCGCCTATGCCAATCTGGCTCTCAATGCTGCTTTTAAGCGCAAAGCTTTGCCCGAGCGCGACAGAGCCTTTGTGACAGCCCTTGTCCAAGGTGTTACTCGTCATCGCCAAACTATTGATCAAGAAATTTCCAAGCTTTCAAAAAAGCCATTGGAGAAAATGCCTGCTTCTCTACGCAATATATTGCGCCTGTCATTTTTTCAATTGCAATTCATGCCGGATATTCCGGCATCTGCAGTAATTAATACAGCCTGCAACCTGGCTAAAAAAACCGGACACGTAGGGCAAGTCGCCTTTGCCAATGGCATTTTAAGAAACTTCGCCAAACAAGAAAAATCAGATACGCAGGCAGGTGGCAATGTCCCTGAATGGCTTGTAGAAAAATGGCAGAAAAATTGGGGCAATGAAGAAGCAGAAAAACTCATAGCCTATACAACTGAAATCCCAGAATTGACACTAAGAACTTGTGAGATGTCGATCACGCCTGAAGGTCTAATTGAGATTCTCAGAGGTAAGGGCATCGTCTGCAGACAAGGCGAACTTGTGCCTGCTTGCATCATTATTGAAGATCGCGGCAGTATCAAAGGACCCATAAACAAATTGCCTGGTTATAACGAAGGGCTCTTTTCCGTTCAAGACGAAGCAGCGTCCTTTGTCGGATTGGTTGTCGAACCCAAAGCAGGTGAAGTCATCCTTGATCTTTGTGCCGCACCGGGCGGCAAAAGCGTGCACATGGCTGAAATGATGGAAAACAAGGGACGCGTTATCGCCTCTGATAGTCACGCAAATCGCCTGAAGTTGCTCAAAGAAACTCGCAATAGGTTGGGCTTGACCAATATCGAGATACAAACAGCCGACGGCTCAGAACTTACACTAAACGAACGCATAGACAGGATTTTAATAGATGCACCCTGCTCAGGCACAGGCGTAATGAACAGGCGCTCGGATTTGGCATTGCACAGACAAGCACCAGATATGGTGGCACTAACCGATTTGCAAAAAAAACTCATGCAAAACGCCGCAACTCTTCTCAAGCCGGGCGGCATCCTTGTCTATTCCACATGCTCGATAGAGCCCGAGGAAAACGAGGAGCTGATAAAGTGGTTCCTCGAAGCGCACAAAGACTTCGAGCCGGAGGACCTGAGCCGTTTTATTAATCCGAATCTTCTCAAAAAATGGCAGGGCGCCGACAAGGATCTATCGCTAAGTTCAGGTATGTTACAGCTATTGCCCTCAAGACATGGCTTATCCGGTTTCTTCATTGCCCGCCTGCGTAAAAATGTCCATCCGGAATAG